From the genome of Sinanaerobacter sp. ZZT-01:
TCCGGAGCATTGTGGTTTTTATGATATCAAGAATGATTATTTACAAAGAAGGATACCGTGGGCTTTATTAAAAGGAACAGGAAATCAAACGATCGTCATGTTGCATCATACAGATACGGTTGATGTTGAAGATTATGGGAAATATAAAGAATATGCTTATAACCCATACGAATTAGAAAAATTATTCAAAACCGGAGAAGTTGAATTGAATGAGAGTGCGAAAATAGATTTGGAATCCGGAGAATGGTTGTTTGGAAGAGGTGCATCCGATATGAAAGGGGGCGGTTGCATTCACCTGTCGCTCTTTGAAGAATACACAAAGAAGAAAGATTTCAAAGGCAATATCCTTTTGATCGGCGTACCGGATGAGGAAAATTTATCTGCTGGTATGAGATCTGCGGTCTATTTATTAAAAGATATGAGGGATCAGTATCAGTTGGAATACAAACTACTTTTAAATGTGGAGCCTCATGATCGAATTGATGAAAACAATATGACGCTATACGATGGTTCAGTAGGCAAGATTATGCCGATTTTCCTAGCTAGAGGTAAGCTTGCACATGTTGGACAAATTTATCAGGGACTAAATCCAGTCAACTTGTTGTCGGCAATTGTAAGAAAGACAGAATTAAATCCGATTTTTATTGAGAAAGCAGGCAATACGGTTACAACACCTCCGGCATGGCTTTACTTTAAAGATAGAAAAAACACATATGATGTTTCTTTACCACTTACGGCAGGCGGATATATGTCGATTCTATCACTTACGAAATCTCCAAAAGAAATTTTAGATCAGCTGAAGTCAATAAGTCAGGAAGCGTTTGAAGAATTGGTATCTGATATGGAATACAGCTATGAAAAATATAAAAGCATAGCTGGAATTGAAGGAGTGGAGCATCATTGGGAGCCAAAAGTAAAATATTATGGTGAAATTTATAATGAAATAGTAGAAGAAAAAGGGGAAGCATTTAAGGTTGAAATCGCAAAATACCAAAAACAACTAGAAAATAAAATAATCAATGGTGAAATATCAAGAGTAGAAGGCACTTATAAGTTAATGGAAAAGACATTAGAATATTATAGTGATTTGTCTCCAATTGTAGTAATTGCAATGGCAGCACCATATTATCCCAGCACGAATAATTCTATGTTAGAGAGTGCCTCAGAGGTGAATGAACTGGTAGGTAAGCTAGATCAATATGCGAAAAAAGAGTTTGGAAATGGTATTTATGTTCAAAACTATTTTACAGGTATATCCGATTTAAGTTACGCAATGTTTACAGTAGATAAAGAAAATATAGAATATGTCCAAAATAATATGCTCTTTTGGGGAGGGATGTATTACATTCCATTGGAAATCATAAAAGAGCAATCAATGCCAGTATTAAATGTAGGCCCTTGGGGTAAAGATTTGCATAAATATACGGAACGAGTATTTAAGAAAGATCTTTTTGAAAATATTCCTAAATTGACAGACTATATAATAAATAGTTTATTAGGGTAATACTTATAAGATGGTTCAAGATAATTTTTTAATTAAATCATGTGAAAACAGTACTTCATTAAAAGATAAAAATAAGATGATCAAGCAAAGATACCATATAATAAATTAAATATAGAGATGAAAAATATCTTTACTGTGCAAGGGTTAAGAAATAAGCTATAGGGATAAAATCTTATAGCTTATTTTTATGCGTTCAAACATGTTATTTGATTCGACGGTTTGAGAAGGAAGACGCTTAATGCTCAAATAAAAATAAATCTTTGTGAACCGTTCGTATACTTATTACAATATATAGGTGAAGGGCAAAACCACATGTGGAGGAATGAAAGTTGAAACTTACAGACATTGATGAGATGGTTTATATTGAAGGCAAAGCTTTGTACAATTTTTGCAGACATTTAACCCAAGATAAAGAAGAAGCAGAGGAACTCTATCAGGAAACTTTCTTAAAGGCAGTAGAACTGTGCAGTAAAATTGATGTAGAGAAAAATCCAAAAAGTTACTTAATGTCCATTGCAGTTAAACTATGGAAAAACCGCAAAAGAAAATTTGCTTGGCGTTCTAGG
Proteins encoded in this window:
- a CDS encoding M20/M25/M40 family metallo-hydrolase, with product MKLAEKIENNLMTYLSEITHTGTALEKNNENFFKKWFNSLSYLKENPEHCGFYDIKNDYLQRRIPWALLKGTGNQTIVMLHHTDTVDVEDYGKYKEYAYNPYELEKLFKTGEVELNESAKIDLESGEWLFGRGASDMKGGGCIHLSLFEEYTKKKDFKGNILLIGVPDEENLSAGMRSAVYLLKDMRDQYQLEYKLLLNVEPHDRIDENNMTLYDGSVGKIMPIFLARGKLAHVGQIYQGLNPVNLLSAIVRKTELNPIFIEKAGNTVTTPPAWLYFKDRKNTYDVSLPLTAGGYMSILSLTKSPKEILDQLKSISQEAFEELVSDMEYSYEKYKSIAGIEGVEHHWEPKVKYYGEIYNEIVEEKGEAFKVEIAKYQKQLENKIINGEISRVEGTYKLMEKTLEYYSDLSPIVVIAMAAPYYPSTNNSMLESASEVNELVGKLDQYAKKEFGNGIYVQNYFTGISDLSYAMFTVDKENIEYVQNNMLFWGGMYYIPLEIIKEQSMPVLNVGPWGKDLHKYTERVFKKDLFENIPKLTDYIINSLLG